A window of Acidimicrobiales bacterium contains these coding sequences:
- a CDS encoding ABC transporter substrate-binding protein: MSQTVSRRRIAVIVLMVLSLVAAACGDDAASTNDETTTTTAEPDATTTEPGESSTTTPPETTGSVPLTASFRGVTEDTIKVGVMAYDFDRLADIGVDLGVSNSGDLYVAALEAINDRGGIHGRMLEAVITEFLPVGSTEADEACVRLTEDEEVFVVVGTTLNEQILCVTDLHETAAVVAAGMNEERLSRARAPYVTVGATQADRAAMFLDLMTDAGILDGQNVGVIGSVDVSETNFRTIVEAFRTAGYDPVEGLIGGNAEDLTESAREQGIIYQRMDEAGVEIAVSTTGIPLEIANAYDAGYEPEQWLLATSMSGRGLTSEGVPHDYLDGAYSVNDTPVGTTGQPTMDDDPLVATCIDDLRERTDHELPYSLDVPVNNILSALYACSIATILETAMTAAGPDLTNDSFQAGLETMGAFQLPGFGDATLGPDDYGASTSLTPVRFDASTGTWVPLDG, encoded by the coding sequence ATGTCGCAGACCGTGTCCCGTCGCCGCATTGCCGTCATCGTCCTGATGGTCCTGAGCCTCGTCGCCGCTGCGTGCGGCGACGACGCGGCCAGTACGAACGACGAAACCACGACGACCACGGCGGAGCCCGATGCCACGACGACCGAGCCGGGCGAATCCTCGACCACCACGCCACCCGAGACGACCGGATCCGTCCCGCTGACGGCATCGTTTCGCGGCGTCACCGAGGACACGATCAAGGTCGGTGTGATGGCCTACGACTTCGACCGACTCGCCGACATCGGCGTCGACCTCGGCGTCTCCAACAGCGGCGATCTCTACGTGGCGGCGCTCGAGGCGATCAACGACCGTGGCGGGATCCACGGGCGCATGCTGGAGGCCGTCATCACCGAGTTCCTCCCCGTCGGATCGACCGAAGCCGACGAAGCCTGCGTGCGCCTGACCGAGGACGAGGAGGTGTTCGTCGTCGTCGGCACCACGCTCAACGAACAGATCCTTTGCGTCACCGATCTCCACGAGACCGCTGCCGTCGTCGCCGCAGGGATGAACGAGGAACGCCTCTCCCGGGCCCGAGCGCCCTACGTCACCGTGGGGGCGACACAGGCGGACCGCGCCGCGATGTTCCTCGACCTGATGACGGACGCCGGCATTCTCGACGGCCAGAACGTGGGGGTGATCGGCTCGGTCGACGTGAGTGAGACGAACTTCCGCACGATCGTCGAGGCGTTCCGCACCGCCGGCTACGACCCGGTCGAGGGGCTCATCGGCGGCAACGCCGAGGACCTCACCGAGTCCGCTCGCGAGCAGGGCATCATCTACCAGCGCATGGACGAGGCCGGAGTGGAGATCGCCGTCTCGACCACCGGGATACCGCTCGAGATCGCCAACGCCTACGACGCCGGGTACGAGCCCGAACAGTGGCTGCTCGCCACGTCGATGAGTGGTCGCGGTCTCACCAGCGAGGGAGTGCCGCACGACTACCTCGACGGGGCCTACTCGGTCAACGACACCCCCGTCGGAACCACGGGCCAACCCACGATGGACGACGATCCACTCGTCGCCACGTGCATCGACGACCTGCGAGAGCGCACCGACCACGAACTCCCCTACTCGCTCGACGTGCCGGTCAACAACATCTTGTCGGCGCTCTACGCGTGTTCGATCGCCACCATTCTCGAGACGGCGATGACCGCCGCCGGACCCGACCTCACCAACGACTCGTTCCAGGCCGGGCTCGAAACGATGGGCGCGTTCCAGCTCCCCGGTTTCGGCGACGCGACGCTCGGCCCTGACGACTACGGCGCATCCACGAGTCTGACCCCGGTCCGATTCGATGCCTCGACCGGTACCTGGGTGCCGCTCGACGGCTGA
- a CDS encoding ABC transporter substrate-binding protein, with amino-acid sequence MTCRAAIVLARTGLLAFALFAAGCAGGAAPAPSDDGAPRVVDDSGDPATSPATTGDATDSDNTDGSTPGAELTASFRGVTPEVIRVGITTVDWDTLAAAGVDFGRTNDLDLWQAALEDINSRGGIHGRQIEVHGREFLPLGSEQFDQACVELTEDEEVFVAIGQALEDQVLCFTEANDTAAVMVSGMTESLLTRSTAPYATLWASFETQAANMVALAEEEGVLDGATIGVVGSADVGVLEYQSIVDAFGDAGYDVVEGLIGANDTDLAETARDQAIVFERMREAGVDLTVSTTGVPLEIFNAQSEGYESEQWLLNVAMTPSALADAGVDLAYLDGALAIVNTPVGTTQQEAMADDPAVSACVDMLEAGSDHELSYALDAEANDLASALYACAITSILETALTAAGPDLTNDSFAAALGAIGPIDLAGYFGASLESDDLGAAKTLRMASFDSAAGGWELLD; translated from the coding sequence ATGACCTGTCGAGCCGCGATCGTTCTTGCCCGCACCGGCCTGCTCGCGTTCGCGCTGTTCGCGGCCGGTTGTGCCGGCGGAGCCGCGCCCGCACCCTCCGACGACGGCGCCCCTCGCGTCGTCGACGACTCGGGCGATCCGGCGACCTCACCCGCCACCACCGGCGATGCGACCGACAGCGACAACACCGACGGCAGCACCCCTGGAGCCGAGCTCACTGCCTCGTTCCGTGGGGTCACCCCCGAGGTCATCAGAGTGGGTATCACCACCGTGGACTGGGACACGCTTGCCGCCGCCGGGGTGGACTTCGGACGGACCAACGACCTCGATCTCTGGCAGGCCGCCCTCGAGGACATCAACTCCCGCGGCGGCATTCACGGTCGACAGATCGAGGTCCACGGTCGGGAGTTCCTGCCTCTGGGCAGCGAGCAGTTCGACCAGGCCTGCGTGGAACTCACCGAGGACGAAGAGGTGTTCGTGGCCATCGGCCAGGCGCTCGAGGATCAGGTCCTCTGCTTCACGGAGGCGAACGACACCGCAGCGGTCATGGTGTCCGGTATGACCGAGTCGCTCCTCACCCGCAGCACGGCGCCCTACGCCACGTTGTGGGCGTCCTTCGAGACCCAGGCCGCCAACATGGTCGCCCTGGCCGAGGAAGAGGGAGTGCTCGACGGTGCCACGATCGGTGTCGTCGGTTCGGCCGATGTCGGCGTTCTCGAGTACCAGAGCATCGTGGACGCGTTCGGTGACGCCGGCTACGACGTGGTCGAGGGCCTCATCGGGGCCAACGACACCGACCTCGCCGAGACCGCCCGCGACCAGGCCATCGTCTTCGAGCGCATGCGTGAGGCCGGCGTGGACCTGACGGTGTCCACCACCGGCGTGCCGCTGGAGATCTTCAACGCCCAGTCGGAGGGATACGAGAGCGAGCAGTGGTTGCTCAACGTCGCCATGACGCCGTCGGCGCTCGCCGATGCCGGGGTCGATCTCGCCTATCTCGACGGCGCCCTCGCGATCGTCAACACCCCCGTGGGCACCACCCAGCAGGAAGCCATGGCCGATGATCCGGCGGTGTCCGCCTGTGTCGACATGCTCGAGGCGGGCAGCGACCACGAGCTGTCCTACGCACTCGACGCCGAGGCGAACGATCTCGCGTCGGCCCTCTACGCCTGTGCGATCACCTCGATTCTCGAGACCGCGCTGACGGCGGCGGGTCCCGACCTCACCAACGACTCGTTCGCCGCGGCCCTCGGTGCGATCGGCCCGATCGATCTCGCCGGCTACTTCGGCGCCTCGCTCGAGTCCGACGACCTCGGTGCGGCGAAGACGCTGCGGATGGCCAGCTTCGACAGCGCCGCCGGCGGCTGGGAACTCCTCGACTGA
- a CDS encoding NAD(P)-dependent oxidoreductase, producing MKCAFVGLGVMGYPMAGHLAEAGHEMTVFNRTGARADAWVAAHGGRRADSPATAAVGADMVFLCVGDDPDVRAVTTGDGGVLETMAAGTVLVDHTTASADVAREVHAAARALGVGFVDAPISGGQAGAQNGVLTVMCGGDAEDFDRAAPVINAYARACTLLGDSGAGQLCKMVNQIAIAGLLQGLAEAIDFAGRAGLDVERVVDTISKGAAGSWQMENRATTMAKGEFDFGFALDWMRKDLGICLREGDRVGASLPVTALVDQFYSRLQRQGHGRLDTSALIALLSE from the coding sequence ATGAAATGTGCATTCGTCGGGCTCGGAGTCATGGGATATCCGATGGCGGGTCATCTCGCCGAGGCAGGTCACGAGATGACCGTCTTCAATCGCACCGGCGCGAGAGCGGACGCGTGGGTGGCTGCACACGGCGGCCGACGGGCCGACAGCCCGGCCACCGCGGCCGTCGGCGCCGACATGGTGTTCCTCTGCGTGGGCGACGACCCCGATGTGCGAGCGGTCACCACGGGCGACGGGGGAGTGCTGGAGACGATGGCGGCCGGCACCGTCCTCGTCGACCACACCACCGCGTCGGCCGATGTGGCCCGTGAGGTCCATGCCGCGGCGCGTGCGCTCGGCGTCGGCTTCGTCGATGCGCCCATCTCCGGCGGCCAGGCGGGAGCGCAGAACGGCGTGCTCACGGTCATGTGCGGCGGCGACGCCGAGGACTTCGACCGGGCGGCGCCGGTGATCAACGCCTACGCCCGGGCCTGCACCCTCCTCGGCGACTCGGGCGCCGGTCAGCTCTGCAAGATGGTGAACCAGATCGCCATCGCCGGACTGCTCCAGGGCCTCGCCGAAGCGATCGACTTCGCAGGACGGGCCGGACTCGACGTGGAGCGGGTGGTCGACACGATCTCCAAGGGCGCAGCCGGTTCGTGGCAGATGGAGAATCGGGCGACGACCATGGCAAAGGGGGAGTTCGACTTCGGTTTTGCGCTCGACTGGATGCGCAAGGATCTCGGCATCTGTCTGCGTGAAGGCGACCGGGTCGGCGCCTCGCTGCCGGTGACCGCGTTGGTCGACCAGTTCTACTCGCGGCTCCAGCGCCAGGGCCACGGCCGTCTCGACACGAGCGCGCTGATCGCGCTGCTGTCCGAGTAG
- a CDS encoding phosphoribosyltransferase family protein, with protein MLSALHVMGEYWRDDDSPSELGLLFAAAKDRRDGEALSTLCGTFAEFARTLDWAPTLVVAVPPGPRREAHPVPALAGAVAASIGVPVAAAGRRHDTPRLRDTPVADRPRMVDAAGYHVTGDVTAQRVLLVDDVILTGTTVRHLAALLRAAGASEVQGVVVCRTRRRGDAG; from the coding sequence GTGTTGAGTGCCCTCCACGTGATGGGCGAGTACTGGCGGGACGACGACTCGCCGTCCGAGCTGGGTCTCCTGTTCGCGGCGGCGAAGGACCGCCGGGACGGCGAAGCCCTCTCGACGCTCTGCGGCACGTTCGCCGAGTTCGCTCGCACGCTCGACTGGGCGCCGACCCTCGTGGTCGCAGTGCCGCCCGGACCACGCCGCGAGGCCCACCCGGTACCGGCGCTCGCCGGCGCCGTGGCGGCCTCCATCGGCGTCCCGGTGGCCGCCGCCGGGCGTCGCCACGACACCCCCCGGCTTCGCGACACGCCGGTCGCCGACCGACCGCGGATGGTCGACGCCGCGGGGTATCACGTCACCGGTGACGTGACGGCGCAGCGGGTGCTGTTGGTCGACGACGTCATCCTGACCGGGACCACGGTGCGCCACCTCGCTGCACTGTTGCGAGCAGCGGGGGCGAGCGAGGTTCAGGGCGTCGTGGTCTGTCGCACCCGCCGGCGCGGTGACGCGGGCTAG
- a CDS encoding helix-turn-helix transcriptional regulator, protein MVEKDPREAWSELGDYIREQRRQAELSVRKLADLANVSNPYLSQIERGLKRPSAEILQQIARALEVSSESLYVRAGILDEDRESDLMATIRAQSDLSTDQKQVLIRIYESFLLENDNS, encoded by the coding sequence ATGGTTGAAAAGGACCCCCGCGAGGCATGGTCGGAGCTCGGCGACTACATCCGCGAGCAACGACGCCAGGCCGAGCTCAGCGTGCGCAAGCTCGCGGATCTCGCCAACGTCTCCAACCCCTACCTCTCGCAGATCGAACGCGGTCTCAAGCGGCCGTCGGCGGAGATCCTCCAGCAGATCGCGCGCGCCCTCGAGGTCTCGTCCGAATCGCTGTACGTGCGAGCCGGCATCCTCGACGAGGATCGGGAGAGCGATCTGATGGCCACCATCCGGGCCCAGTCGGATCTCAGCACCGATCAGAAACAGGTGCTGATCCGCATCTACGAATCCTTCCTGCTGGAGAACGACAACTCCTGA